One Streptococcus sp. zg-86 DNA window includes the following coding sequences:
- a CDS encoding manganese-dependent inorganic pyrophosphatase, translated as MSKLLVFGHQNPDTDAIASSYGWAYLEREAFGRDAESVALGTPNEETAFALNYFGVTAPRVVESAKAEGVAQVILTDHNEFQQSISDIKEVEVVAVVDHHRVANFETANPLYMRLEPVGSASSIVYRAFKENGLTPPKEVAGLLLSGLISDTLLLKSPTTHASDPQVARELAELAGVNLEEYGLAMLKAGTNLASKTADELIDIDAKTFELNGNAVRVAQVNTVDIAEVLERQAEIEAAIEAASKENDYSDFVLMITDIVNSNSEILALGRNMDKVEAAFNFKLENNHAFLAGAVSRKKQVVPQLTESFGN; from the coding sequence ATGTCAAAATTGTTAGTTTTTGGTCACCAAAATCCTGATACAGATGCGATTGCGTCTTCTTATGGTTGGGCTTATTTGGAACGTGAGGCTTTTGGTCGTGATGCGGAAAGCGTAGCGCTTGGGACACCAAATGAAGAAACAGCCTTTGCTCTTAACTATTTTGGGGTAACAGCACCGCGCGTGGTAGAATCTGCTAAGGCAGAAGGTGTAGCGCAGGTCATCTTAACAGACCACAATGAATTCCAGCAATCTATTTCTGATATCAAAGAAGTAGAAGTAGTTGCAGTTGTTGACCACCACCGTGTGGCGAATTTTGAAACAGCAAATCCTCTTTACATGCGCTTGGAGCCAGTTGGATCAGCTTCTTCCATCGTTTACCGTGCCTTCAAGGAAAATGGTTTGACACCACCAAAAGAAGTGGCAGGTTTACTCTTGTCAGGTTTGATTTCGGACACACTCTTGCTCAAATCTCCAACCACTCATGCAAGCGACCCACAAGTCGCTAGAGAATTGGCAGAACTAGCAGGCGTTAACTTGGAAGAATACGGACTTGCTATGCTCAAAGCAGGAACTAATCTTGCTAGCAAAACTGCTGATGAATTGATTGACATCGATGCTAAAACCTTCGAATTAAATGGTAACGCCGTTCGTGTGGCACAGGTCAATACGGTTGATATTGCAGAAGTTTTGGAGCGCCAAGCAGAAATCGAAGCAGCCATTGAAGCTGCAAGTAAGGAAAATGACTATTCAGACTTTGTCTTGATGATTACGGATATTGTCAACTCAAATTCTGAAATCCTAGCTCTTGGTCGCAACATGGATAAGGTCGAAGCAGCCTTTAACTTCAAACTCGAAAACAACCATGCCTTCCTGGCAGGAGCAGTTTCTCGTAAAAAACAAGTTGTTCCACAGTTGACAGAAAGCTTTGGCAACTAA
- a CDS encoding DUF1803 domain-containing protein has protein sequence MIKVYNPTKLTRTAFFQELIQYLDQQDDVTLRQIKKEFATVLHVDRQLDRLIEAGYIRRKDRRYTNAFSCLTSLEGLRLDQEIFVETTSPIFEELSRATFTVATSNSTNKVIIEEEVDALRERLTLSSYFYKLSNQLPLSSDQEVLYQLLGDVNKDYAMKYMTTFLLKFARKDRVLQRRSDIFVRALEILGFIKEVDAQTYALTMGLDKENLVFYTRQKSNSNVVNLPC, from the coding sequence ATGATTAAAGTTTACAATCCAACCAAGCTAACCCGCACCGCTTTTTTTCAAGAACTCATTCAGTATCTGGACCAGCAAGATGATGTAACCCTGCGACAGATTAAAAAAGAGTTTGCGACGGTTTTACATGTGGACCGGCAATTGGATCGCTTGATTGAAGCAGGCTATATTCGCAGGAAGGATCGCCGCTATACAAATGCCTTTTCTTGCTTGACTAGCTTAGAGGGCTTGAGGCTAGATCAGGAAATTTTTGTAGAGACGACCAGTCCGATTTTTGAGGAATTAAGCCGTGCGACCTTTACGGTTGCAACAAGCAATTCCACCAACAAGGTCATCATAGAGGAAGAAGTTGATGCGCTTCGGGAGCGCTTGACCTTGTCATCTTATTTTTACAAGTTGTCCAACCAGCTTCCCTTATCAAGCGATCAAGAGGTTCTCTATCAGCTTTTGGGTGATGTCAACAAAGACTATGCCATGAAGTATATGACGACTTTTTTGTTGAAATTTGCACGAAAAGATAGAGTTTTACAACGACGCTCTGATATTTTTGTCAGAGCATTGGAAATCCTAGGTTTTATCAAGGAAGTTGATGCGCAGACCTATGCCTTAACCATGGGGTTGGATAAGGAAAATCTCGTTTTTTATACTCGTCAAAAATCAAACTCTAATGTCGTTAACTTACCTTGCTGA
- a CDS encoding DUF2974 domain-containing protein, producing MPNLLNYIEEVANHDFYDLPLNRLDILALTEISYLPFDGLVSSDVTVQQLKRLDYIITQFEEKNHGDTPNLSVTITPDRIKLLDLLKNSKRFKAIKALAYVNDYDKEEEKQFAAITYKVGQDKLVTIFRGTDDTIIGWKEDFHMTYMAEIPAQQSATQYLNSIMQLPNYTVYVAGHSKGGNLAIYASSQLEPRNQERIAQIIAYDSPGVHPSVIESDGYQAMKERIQSIIPQNSIVGMLLETPDKAEIVESKAFGLLQHISFTWEVEGHDFKLAPALTENSIQIDTTLKTWTASLNEDELKHFFDLLFGMFIDAGIERLNDFTVDTPKKIALLMEQQQNLTDEEREMLDKLFRLLIDTRYQVWKEALTTPYDKVNQWFQSLTNKDKED from the coding sequence ATGCCAAATCTACTGAATTACATTGAAGAAGTAGCCAATCACGATTTTTACGATTTACCCCTCAATCGCTTGGATATTCTAGCCTTAACAGAGATTTCCTATCTGCCTTTTGACGGCTTAGTTTCATCCGATGTAACCGTTCAGCAACTGAAGCGCTTGGATTATATCATTACGCAATTTGAAGAGAAAAATCATGGTGATACCCCCAATCTCTCTGTCACCATTACCCCAGATCGCATTAAGCTGCTCGACTTATTAAAAAATAGTAAACGTTTCAAGGCTATCAAAGCACTTGCCTATGTTAACGACTATGATAAGGAAGAGGAAAAGCAGTTTGCGGCCATTACCTACAAAGTTGGCCAAGACAAACTCGTCACGATTTTCAGGGGAACAGATGACACCATTATCGGTTGGAAAGAAGATTTTCATATGACCTACATGGCAGAAATCCCTGCCCAACAATCTGCAACCCAGTACCTTAACTCCATCATGCAGCTTCCAAACTACACGGTCTATGTAGCTGGACACTCCAAGGGAGGAAATCTCGCCATCTATGCCAGCAGTCAGCTAGAACCAAGAAATCAAGAACGCATTGCGCAGATTATTGCTTATGATTCTCCCGGAGTTCATCCTTCTGTAATTGAATCAGACGGTTATCAAGCAATGAAAGAACGCATCCAGTCTATCATCCCCCAAAATTCGATTGTCGGTATGCTACTTGAAACACCTGACAAGGCAGAGATTGTCGAAAGTAAAGCCTTTGGCCTGCTCCAACATATCAGCTTCACTTGGGAAGTTGAGGGACATGATTTCAAACTAGCACCTGCCTTGACGGAAAACAGTATCCAGATTGACACAACCTTAAAAACATGGACAGCCAGTCTAAACGAGGACGAACTCAAGCACTTCTTTGATTTACTGTTTGGTATGTTTATTGACGCTGGTATTGAACGTCTTAATGACTTTACCGTAGATACTCCTAAAAAAATCGCCCTCCTAATGGAACAACAACAAAATCTAACCGATGAAGAACGAGAAATGCTCGATAAGCTCTTCCGACTCTTAATTGATACCCGTTATCAGGTCTGGAAAGAAGCTCTGACAACGCCTTACGACAAGGTTAACCAGTGGTTTCAAAGTTTGACAAATAAAGATAAAGAAGACTAA